A genomic segment from Neobacillus sp. YX16 encodes:
- a CDS encoding SEC-C domain-containing protein, translating to MTEAIGRNELCPCGSGKKYKKCCGAKEAVSITHVIENEIDDLQKKLLHFALNHFEEEIFNGFEEYQDYFDIEEDERQFYEFVYTIWFSLFNSLEDGETILEHFITAEVGKIKRPKLKQILQSWTEARTIAGEIINVENNSIIVEDGFSAEKYEVILINTQKSFEPGSFFIGFLLPFDQKYVFFPAPFDLPELPVNQAIDFIEQKSKDAGYHSPQEFLIEFFMEIMKDLTMVGGMVDIDSMEWQKPIFKEVAELLKRNLESLDEMPSTVDIGIILWFKFCEKKQKNIRKPNLYAASMHYLLTLFNHMVSPLTQKETAKLYGVSVGSLSSTYAELDDELEEDIRTIIEMSYEE from the coding sequence ATGACGGAGGCAATTGGTCGGAATGAACTTTGTCCATGTGGGAGTGGAAAAAAGTATAAAAAGTGCTGTGGCGCTAAGGAAGCTGTGTCGATTACACATGTAATTGAAAATGAAATTGATGACTTGCAAAAGAAACTGCTCCACTTTGCTCTTAATCATTTTGAAGAGGAAATATTTAATGGTTTTGAGGAATATCAAGATTACTTTGATATTGAAGAGGACGAGCGCCAGTTTTATGAATTTGTTTACACAATTTGGTTCTCACTGTTTAACTCATTGGAAGATGGGGAAACCATTTTAGAACACTTTATTACTGCAGAGGTTGGGAAAATTAAACGCCCAAAATTAAAACAAATCCTTCAATCTTGGACCGAAGCTAGAACGATTGCAGGCGAAATTATTAATGTTGAAAATAATTCAATTATTGTGGAAGATGGATTTTCCGCTGAAAAATATGAGGTAATTTTAATAAATACACAAAAATCCTTTGAACCAGGATCATTTTTTATCGGTTTCCTTCTGCCATTTGATCAAAAGTATGTCTTTTTCCCAGCACCGTTTGATTTGCCGGAATTACCAGTCAATCAAGCAATCGACTTTATAGAGCAGAAAAGTAAAGATGCTGGTTATCATTCGCCGCAGGAGTTTTTAATTGAGTTTTTTATGGAGATAATGAAAGACCTTACTATGGTTGGCGGAATGGTTGATATTGATAGTATGGAGTGGCAGAAGCCTATATTCAAGGAAGTGGCAGAGCTATTAAAGAGAAACCTGGAGTCGCTAGATGAAATGCCTTCAACTGTGGATATAGGCATTATTCTATGGTTTAAATTTTGTGAGAAAAAGCAAAAGAATATTCGAAAGCCGAATCTATATGCAGCCTCTATGCATTATTTACTTACGTTGTTTAACCATATGGTTTCCCCGCTTACTCAAAAGGAAACCGCTA
- a CDS encoding transglutaminase-like domain-containing protein gives MRKVSLLLFMIVVALGILPTTINLVGPLTSKISVVRTDINPYRNAFANTLIEIVEGNPYLLPSKPIPSEDPQIIDLAKNLTAGKDSTSEQSKAIFTWVAQNITYDVDTLINNEYFYLDHPDAIEVLNSKLAMCMGYSRLNAALHRAAGIEAKVVFGEGHAWNEIKINGKWQTQDPTFAAGFLIDGSQTFIKAYSPLYFSTTDVKKEGEYAW, from the coding sequence TTGAGAAAAGTTTCTTTGCTTCTATTTATGATTGTCGTAGCATTAGGGATATTACCGACTACTATCAATCTCGTGGGGCCTCTAACCTCAAAAATAAGTGTGGTTAGAACCGATATCAATCCGTACCGAAACGCATTTGCCAACACCTTGATTGAGATTGTTGAAGGTAACCCTTACCTGCTTCCTAGTAAGCCTATTCCGAGCGAGGACCCTCAAATCATAGATCTTGCGAAAAATTTAACTGCAGGAAAGGATAGCACTTCGGAACAATCAAAAGCAATCTTCACTTGGGTCGCACAAAATATTACCTATGATGTGGATACCTTGATCAATAATGAATATTTTTATCTTGATCATCCCGATGCCATTGAGGTGCTTAATTCTAAGCTGGCAATGTGTATGGGTTATTCAAGACTGAACGCTGCCCTGCACCGTGCCGCAGGAATAGAGGCAAAGGTGGTTTTCGGGGAGGGGCATGCTTGGAATGAAATAAAGATTAACGGTAAATGGCAGACACAGGATCCAACCTTTGCAGCTGGATTTTTAATAGATGGTTCCCAGACCTTCATCAAAGCATATTCTCCTCTTTATTTTTCAACAACAGATGTAAAGAAGGAAGGTGAATATGCTTGGTAA
- a CDS encoding cbb3-type cytochrome c oxidase subunit I codes for MGKAYLKVATVYFTIGVLAGLTMGIIHDFRFTSVHAHVNLLGWVSMALFGIIYHFYPKAANSKLAKTQFWLHNIGVPVMLGGIALQVLGVPAALPPTIIGSIAVVIGVILFMVNVFKYVGKDSKYNSDNNVSL; via the coding sequence GTGGGGAAAGCGTATCTAAAAGTAGCAACCGTTTATTTTACAATTGGGGTTTTGGCCGGTCTAACGATGGGAATTATTCATGATTTCCGTTTTACATCCGTTCACGCACATGTTAATTTACTTGGATGGGTATCAATGGCGTTATTCGGAATTATTTATCACTTTTATCCAAAGGCTGCAAATTCAAAACTAGCTAAAACTCAATTCTGGTTACACAATATTGGGGTTCCCGTGATGTTAGGCGGGATTGCACTTCAAGTATTGGGTGTTCCCGCAGCTCTTCCACCAACAATCATTGGTTCAATAGCGGTGGTTATTGGCGTTATTTTATTTATGGTCAATGTCTTTAAGTATGTTGGAAAAGATTCAAAATACAACTCTGATAATAACGTATCATTATAA
- a CDS encoding DUF1028 domain-containing protein: MTFSIVGFDPIEKEWGIAVQSKFLGVGAVVPWAKAGAGAVATQSYANTAYGPKALQLMEQGKSAQETLELLLAEDPDREMRQVGLIDASGNPASFTGKACYDWAGGLTGSHFAAQGNILGDEETVQAMARVYTETNGTLADKLLAALDAGQESGGDSRGKQSASLYIVKEKGGYGGFNDRYIDLRVDDHPDPIKELIRIYQLQQLYFAPSKPERIAEIKGEVKDDLIHHLTRLGYLSSEIPSNEEIFKALTAYIHTENFEMREQSSGFIDIEILEYMKKS; the protein is encoded by the coding sequence ATGACGTTTTCAATCGTAGGATTTGACCCCATCGAAAAAGAATGGGGCATTGCAGTTCAATCAAAATTCCTAGGAGTTGGTGCGGTGGTTCCTTGGGCAAAGGCTGGTGCAGGAGCGGTTGCAACCCAATCGTACGCCAATACCGCATATGGTCCGAAAGCACTACAGTTAATGGAACAGGGTAAGTCTGCACAGGAAACACTTGAGCTGCTATTAGCTGAAGATCCAGATAGAGAAATGCGCCAGGTAGGGCTGATAGATGCTTCAGGAAATCCAGCCTCTTTCACTGGGAAAGCATGCTATGATTGGGCTGGCGGGTTGACAGGCAGCCATTTCGCTGCACAGGGTAATATTTTGGGTGATGAAGAAACCGTACAAGCAATGGCGCGAGTATATACAGAAACCAACGGGACGCTCGCGGATAAGCTTTTAGCAGCATTAGATGCAGGGCAAGAATCCGGAGGAGATAGCAGGGGTAAGCAGTCTGCTTCGCTGTATATTGTTAAAGAAAAAGGTGGTTACGGCGGTTTTAATGACCGTTATATTGACTTAAGGGTAGACGACCATCCAGACCCAATTAAAGAGTTAATTCGAATTTATCAGCTTCAGCAATTATATTTTGCACCCTCAAAGCCTGAACGAATTGCGGAGATTAAAGGAGAAGTGAAAGATGATTTGATTCATCATTTGACAAGGTTGGGTTATCTTAGCAGTGAGATACCGAGCAATGAGGAGATATTCAAGGCGCTGACAGCGTATATACATACTGAAAACTTCGAAATGAGAGAACAAAGTTCTGGATTTATAGACATAGAAATTCTCGAATATATGAAAAAATCATAA
- the raiA gene encoding ribosome-associated translation inhibitor RaiA, with the protein MNYNVRGENIEVTPAIREYVEKKISKLERYFTEAPEAKVNVNLRFNQDKTSKVEVTIPLPNLVLRAEETNVDMYAGIDLISDKLERQIRKHKTKVNRKFREKGDFPVTFATSENTDVLEQDEDDLELVRTKRFDLKPMDSEEAILQMNLLGHSFYVFNNADTNRTNVVYKRKDGRYGLIETH; encoded by the coding sequence ATGAATTATAACGTTCGTGGTGAAAACATTGAGGTAACTCCAGCAATTAGAGAGTATGTTGAGAAGAAAATTTCTAAATTGGAACGATATTTCACAGAAGCACCTGAAGCAAAGGTAAATGTGAATTTAAGATTCAATCAAGATAAAACTTCTAAAGTAGAGGTAACCATTCCCCTGCCAAATCTAGTTCTTCGTGCAGAAGAAACGAATGTAGATATGTATGCTGGCATTGACTTGATTTCAGATAAGCTTGAGCGTCAAATCCGTAAGCATAAAACAAAGGTTAATCGTAAATTCCGTGAAAAAGGTGATTTCCCGGTTACGTTTGCAACTTCTGAAAATACAGATGTCCTAGAGCAGGATGAAGACGATTTAGAATTAGTTCGTACGAAGCGTTTTGATCTAAAGCCTATGGACAGTGAAGAAGCAATTCTGCAAATGAACCTTTTAGGACACAGCTTCTACGTGTTCAACAACGCTGACACTAACCGTACAAACGTAGTTTACAAGCGTAAAGATGGAAGATATGGTTTAATTGAAACGCATTAA